One genomic segment of Pyruvatibacter mobilis includes these proteins:
- a CDS encoding CDP-alcohol phosphatidyltransferase family protein has product MSVFTPKQDGSSEEGSGQGTAPRRRFRRAPGSPPLRNLLPNILTVLALCAGLTAIRFGLEGRYEFAVYAILIAALFDMLDGRVARLLQAQSKIGAELDSLADFFNFGVAPVLILYTWNLESLGGLGWVAVLAYAVACALRLARFNVSMDDPDRPTWANAFFVGVPAPAAAGLVMLPLYMDFAQITTFNTWPSLVAVHIGIVAFLMVSRLPTFSGKHLRLSMRPDKALPVLLGVAVLAALTVSYPWATIIGIALAYAATLPLAYWRHRVLSNRTRIARAGRDRDLSD; this is encoded by the coding sequence ATGAGCGTTTTCACGCCAAAGCAGGACGGCAGTTCCGAAGAGGGCAGTGGGCAGGGGACGGCGCCGCGCCGCCGCTTCCGCCGCGCGCCGGGCAGCCCGCCGCTGCGCAATCTCCTGCCCAACATCCTGACGGTGCTGGCACTCTGCGCCGGGCTGACGGCCATCCGCTTTGGTTTGGAGGGGCGCTATGAGTTCGCGGTCTACGCGATCCTGATCGCTGCGCTGTTCGACATGCTGGACGGGCGCGTCGCGCGCCTGCTGCAGGCGCAGTCAAAGATCGGCGCGGAGCTCGACTCCCTTGCTGACTTCTTCAATTTCGGCGTCGCGCCGGTGCTGATCCTCTACACCTGGAACCTGGAAAGCCTCGGTGGCCTGGGCTGGGTGGCAGTGCTGGCTTATGCGGTGGCCTGCGCGCTGCGGCTCGCCCGCTTCAATGTCAGCATGGATGATCCGGACCGGCCCACCTGGGCCAATGCATTCTTTGTCGGCGTGCCAGCGCCGGCGGCGGCGGGCCTCGTGATGCTGCCGCTCTATATGGACTTTGCGCAGATCACCACCTTCAACACCTGGCCATCGCTGGTGGCGGTGCATATCGGCATCGTGGCTTTCCTGATGGTGAGCCGGCTGCCGACTTTTTCCGGCAAGCATCTGCGGCTGTCGATGCGGCCGGACAAGGCGTTGCCGGTGTTGCTGGGCGTCGCCGTGCTGGCGGCACTTACTGTCAGCTATCCCTGGGCGACGATCATCGGCATTGCGCTGGCCTATGCCGCGACCCTGCCGCTCGCCTATTGGCGCCACCGGGTGCTGAGCAACCGCACGCGTATTGCCCGTGCGGGCCGCGACCGCGACCTGTCCGACTAG
- a CDS encoding phosphatidylserine decarboxylase: MRELLSFIPPMHPEGRRFVLIFAAITLVLFLIWEPFGWLGVIATVWCAWFFRDPERVTPDRPGLVIAPADGVINMIAKAAPPPELGMGDTELTRVSIFMNVFNVHIIRAPVEAAAIRTSYRPGKFLNANLDKASEENERYSVLMRTGGGHDYGVVMVAGLVARRILPFLKQGAHLEAGDRIGLIRFGSRVDVYLPEGLEPLVCVGQTSVGGETVLADHHAHHDHRPGRRS, translated from the coding sequence ATGCGTGAGCTATTGTCATTCATTCCGCCGATGCACCCCGAAGGCCGCCGCTTCGTGCTGATTTTCGCGGCCATCACGCTGGTGCTGTTCCTGATCTGGGAACCGTTCGGCTGGCTGGGCGTCATCGCCACCGTGTGGTGTGCATGGTTTTTCCGCGACCCCGAGCGCGTGACACCGGACCGCCCCGGCCTCGTCATCGCCCCGGCGGATGGCGTCATCAACATGATTGCCAAGGCAGCCCCGCCGCCTGAACTCGGCATGGGTGACACGGAGCTGACCCGCGTCAGCATCTTCATGAATGTGTTCAACGTGCACATCATCCGCGCGCCGGTGGAAGCCGCGGCGATCCGCACGAGCTACCGGCCCGGCAAGTTCCTCAACGCCAATCTCGACAAGGCGTCAGAGGAAAACGAGCGGTACTCGGTGCTGATGCGCACCGGGGGCGGCCACGACTATGGCGTGGTGATGGTGGCGGGCCTCGTTGCGCGCCGCATTCTGCCGTTCCTCAAGCAGGGTGCGCATCTGGAGGCCGGTGACCGTATCGGCCTGATCCGGTTCGGCAGCCGGGTGGATGTCTATCTGCCGGAGGGGCTTGAGCCGCTTGTCTGCGTCGGTCAGACGAGTGTCGGCGGCGAGACCGTGCTGGCGGATCATCACGCCCACCATGATCACCGGCCCGGCCGCCGCTCATGA
- a CDS encoding ABCB family ABC transporter ATP-binding protein/permease: MSPRFGAGKGQQLTLDVDRADDGDAIRDLLPFLWPKGRPDLKRRVVLAMIALVLAKAVTVGMPYLYKAAVDSLDAARPEEIALSIVLSLIAAYGVARILMIGLAQLRDGLFARVGQNAVRAVGLRTFRHLHALSLRFHLSRRTGGLSRVIERGVKAIEFLLRFTLFNVGPTILELLLVAGLLWWTFNIWFAVVTLLTVGGYVLFTFKVTEWRIGFIRSMNQSDERAHTKAIDSLLNFETVKYFGNEAHEADRFDRSMARYEDAAVRSTKSLSWLNAGQAAIFAIGLSVLMGMAATGVANGTMTLGDFVLVNTMLIQLYQPLNLLGFVYREIKQALVDMETMFSLLGVGTEVEDKPGAVPLKVNGGEVRFENVFFAYDPARPILKDVSFTVPAGRMVAIVGPSGAGKSTISRLLYRFYDVTEGRVLIDGQDVRDVEQASVRQAIGIVPQDTVLFNDTIRYNIRYGRPDATDAEVEEAARMAQIHDFIAALPEGYDSQVGERGLKLSGGEKQRVAIARTLLKNPPILLLDEATSALDTHTEKEIQASLSVVSRDRTSLVIAHRLSTVVEADEIIVLDKGEICERGTHQDLLAKGGAYAAMWQRQQEAQRMGEQLERIQEGEETAPLLAADSADAK; this comes from the coding sequence ATGTCACCTCGCTTCGGCGCCGGTAAGGGCCAGCAATTGACGCTGGATGTGGATCGCGCCGATGACGGCGATGCCATCCGCGACCTGTTGCCGTTTCTCTGGCCGAAGGGCCGGCCGGACCTGAAGCGCCGGGTGGTGCTGGCAATGATCGCGCTGGTGCTGGCCAAGGCCGTGACGGTCGGCATGCCCTATCTCTACAAGGCAGCGGTGGATTCGCTTGATGCGGCACGGCCGGAAGAGATCGCACTCAGCATCGTCCTCTCCCTCATCGCAGCCTATGGCGTTGCCCGCATCCTGATGATCGGCCTGGCGCAATTGCGCGACGGGCTGTTTGCGCGGGTGGGGCAGAACGCGGTGCGCGCTGTGGGGCTGCGCACATTCCGTCACCTGCACGCGCTGTCCCTGCGCTTTCATCTGAGCCGCCGCACCGGCGGGCTGAGCCGGGTGATCGAGCGCGGCGTGAAGGCCATCGAGTTCCTGTTGCGCTTCACTCTGTTCAATGTGGGCCCCACCATCCTTGAGCTGCTGCTGGTCGCGGGGCTGCTGTGGTGGACCTTCAACATCTGGTTCGCCGTGGTGACGCTGCTGACGGTCGGCGGCTATGTGCTTTTCACCTTCAAGGTCACTGAATGGCGCATCGGCTTCATCCGATCGATGAACCAGTCCGACGAGCGCGCCCACACCAAGGCCATCGACAGCCTGCTCAACTTCGAGACCGTCAAATATTTCGGCAACGAGGCCCACGAGGCTGACCGCTTCGACCGCTCCATGGCGCGCTACGAGGACGCTGCCGTGCGCTCCACCAAGTCGCTGTCCTGGCTCAATGCGGGGCAGGCGGCGATCTTCGCCATTGGCCTGTCGGTGCTGATGGGCATGGCGGCAACCGGCGTGGCTAATGGCACCATGACGCTGGGTGACTTCGTGCTGGTCAACACCATGCTCATCCAGCTCTATCAGCCCCTGAACCTGCTCGGCTTCGTCTACCGCGAGATCAAGCAGGCGCTGGTTGACATGGAAACCATGTTCTCGCTGCTGGGCGTTGGCACCGAGGTGGAGGACAAGCCGGGTGCGGTGCCGCTCAAGGTCAATGGCGGCGAAGTGCGGTTCGAGAACGTGTTCTTCGCCTATGATCCCGCGCGCCCGATCCTGAAGGATGTCAGCTTCACGGTCCCCGCCGGCCGCATGGTCGCCATTGTCGGCCCGTCCGGGGCGGGCAAGTCCACCATCTCCCGGCTGCTTTACCGCTTCTATGACGTGACGGAAGGCCGGGTGCTGATCGATGGGCAGGACGTGCGGGATGTCGAACAGGCAAGCGTGCGCCAGGCCATCGGCATCGTCCCGCAGGACACGGTGCTGTTCAACGACACGATCCGCTACAACATCCGCTACGGCCGCCCGGACGCGACCGACGCGGAAGTGGAGGAAGCCGCCCGCATGGCGCAGATCCACGATTTCATTGCGGCTCTGCCCGAGGGTTATGACAGCCAGGTCGGTGAGCGCGGGCTGAAGCTGTCGGGTGGTGAAAAGCAGCGCGTGGCCATTGCCCGCACCCTGCTCAAGAACCCGCCCATCCTGTTGCTGGATGAGGCGACGTCAGCGCTTGATACCCACACGGAAAAGGAAATCCAGGCCTCGCTATCGGTGGTCTCGCGCGACCGGACGAGCCTGGTGATCGCCCACCGCCTGTCCACCGTGGTGGAGGCGGACGAGATCATTGTGCTGGACAAGGGTGAAATCTGCGAGCGCGGCACGCACCAGGATTTGCTGGCGAAGGGTGGTGCCTATGCGGCCATGTGGCAGCGCCAGCAGGAGGCCCAGCGCATGGGCGAACAGCTGGAGCGCATCCAGGAAGGCGAGGAGACAGCGCCACTACTGGCCGCAGATTCCGCTGACGCAAAATAG
- a CDS encoding TIGR00730 family Rossman fold protein, whose amino-acid sequence MASNIKAVTVFCGSSPGDSPAFATAARDLGAFLAGRGIRLVYGGGGIGLMGILARAVADGGGEVDGIIPEFLTVPEVMKDAPGDHEITDNLHDRMQAMAARADAFVVLPGGIGTIAELVDILTWKQLGRHAKPIIILDIDGYWTPLAELLDHIVARGFSHGDLKGMYRVVPSVDGLADALGLGSAS is encoded by the coding sequence ATGGCGTCAAACATTAAGGCCGTGACGGTGTTCTGCGGCAGCTCTCCCGGCGACAGTCCCGCATTCGCCACAGCGGCCCGCGACCTCGGCGCCTTTCTCGCCGGACGCGGCATTCGCCTGGTTTATGGTGGCGGCGGCATTGGCCTGATGGGCATTCTGGCGCGGGCCGTGGCTGATGGCGGCGGCGAGGTGGACGGCATCATCCCGGAATTCCTCACCGTGCCGGAAGTCATGAAGGACGCCCCCGGCGATCACGAGATCACCGATAATCTGCATGACCGCATGCAGGCCATGGCGGCGCGGGCGGATGCCTTCGTGGTGCTGCCCGGCGGCATCGGCACCATCGCCGAGCTGGTGGACATCCTCACCTGGAAGCAGCTCGGCCGCCACGCCAAGCCGATCATCATTCTCGACATTGACGGCTACTGGACGCCGCTGGCGGAGCTGCTCGACCATATCGTCGCCCGCGGCTTCTCCCATGGCGATCTCAAAGGCATGTACCGGGTGGTCCCGTCCGTGGACGGATTGGCTGATGCGCTCGGTCTTGGCAGCGCCTCTTAG
- the rarD gene encoding EamA family transporter RarD, whose amino-acid sequence MSGPDNRPAAGGEARQTVSGGVLLAGGAFALWGVLPLFYKALGHVPVLDVLAHRGIWALVFLAFIVTLTRRWAIVAGALTSPRVLGLLVVTGVLIGGNWGGFIYAVDAGRVLEASLGYFINPMMNVALGVVLLGEKLNGPQKAAIACAALGVLNQVILIGTVPWIALFLATSFAAYGYLRKTVSVESLDGLFVEMLVLAPLMIGYLVWAEGPALGFAGADAWTIMLLLLTGPFTAIPLLLFAAGARRIHLATLGILQFIAPSIMFLMAVFLFGEPFMLANALTFGLIWTGLAVFAWDAWRSR is encoded by the coding sequence ATGAGCGGGCCGGACAACCGTCCCGCCGCAGGAGGTGAAGCCAGGCAGACCGTATCCGGCGGCGTGCTTCTGGCGGGCGGTGCGTTCGCGCTATGGGGCGTGCTGCCGCTGTTCTACAAGGCGCTCGGCCATGTGCCGGTGCTGGATGTGCTGGCCCATCGCGGCATCTGGGCATTGGTATTTCTCGCCTTCATCGTCACGCTTACCCGCCGCTGGGCGATCGTGGCGGGTGCGCTGACAAGCCCGCGCGTGCTCGGCCTGCTGGTGGTGACTGGCGTTCTCATCGGCGGCAATTGGGGCGGCTTCATCTATGCGGTGGATGCAGGCCGGGTGCTGGAAGCAAGCCTCGGCTATTTCATCAACCCGATGATGAACGTAGCGCTGGGCGTTGTGCTGCTGGGCGAAAAACTCAACGGGCCGCAGAAGGCAGCGATTGCCTGCGCGGCGCTGGGAGTGCTGAACCAGGTGATCCTTATCGGCACGGTGCCGTGGATTGCCCTGTTCCTCGCGACCTCCTTTGCCGCCTATGGCTATCTGCGCAAGACGGTGTCCGTTGAAAGCCTCGATGGGTTGTTCGTCGAGATGCTGGTGCTGGCGCCGCTGATGATCGGCTATTTGGTGTGGGCGGAAGGCCCAGCCCTTGGTTTCGCCGGGGCCGACGCCTGGACAATCATGCTGCTTTTGCTGACCGGGCCCTTTACCGCGATCCCGCTGCTGCTCTTTGCCGCCGGGGCCAGGCGCATTCACCTGGCGACGCTCGGCATCCTGCAATTCATTGCACCCAGCATCATGTTCCTGATGGCCGTGTTCCTGTTCGGGGAGCCCTTCATGCTGGCCAACGCGCTGACCTTCGGTCTGATCTGGACAGGGCTCGCCGTCTTTGCGTGGGATGCCTGGCGCAGCCGCTAA
- the cimA gene encoding citramalate synthase, with the protein MSSKERLYLFDTTLRDGAQTQGVDFSVEDKIRIAETLDELGIDYVEGGWPGANPTDTAFFSEKRGLNSARMTAFGMTKRVGRSADNDPGLAALFDAESDVVCLVAKTWDHQVEVALGCSLDENLEAIRDSVQAITKHKREPMIDCEHFFDGYKANPDYAIACANEALAAGARWVVLCDTNGGTLPHEVEAITREVAKHIPGDNLGIHAHNDTENAVANTLAAIRGGVRQIQGTLNGLGERCGNANMVSLLPTLMLKPEFADRFETGVPHDSLKQLTHVSRLLDEILNRTPNRHQPYVGASAFAHKGGLHVSAVQKDPSTYEHVPPEAVGNKRRILVSDQAGRSNVLAQLESAGIEVEAQDPRVKRLVDEVKEREFLGYAYDGAEASFELLARRALGEVPHFFEVESFRVMVERRYNAVGELVTVSEATVKVSVDGVSIMSAGEGNGPVNALDQALRKDLGKYSSWLEDLRLADFKVRILTSGTEAVTRVMIESVDGEGARWSTVGVSPNIVDASFQALMDSITYKLLRDGAPAAVPVSER; encoded by the coding sequence ATGAGCTCCAAGGAACGTCTCTACCTGTTCGACACCACCCTGCGCGACGGCGCGCAGACGCAGGGCGTTGATTTCAGCGTCGAGGACAAGATCCGCATTGCCGAAACCCTCGACGAGCTGGGCATCGACTATGTGGAAGGCGGTTGGCCTGGCGCCAACCCGACGGACACTGCCTTCTTCAGCGAAAAGCGCGGGCTTAATTCAGCACGCATGACCGCCTTCGGCATGACCAAGCGCGTGGGGCGGTCGGCGGACAATGATCCGGGGCTTGCGGCCCTGTTCGACGCAGAGTCCGACGTGGTGTGTCTCGTCGCCAAGACATGGGATCACCAGGTGGAAGTTGCGCTTGGCTGCTCGCTTGACGAAAACCTCGAAGCCATTCGCGACAGCGTGCAGGCGATCACCAAGCACAAGCGTGAGCCGATGATCGACTGCGAGCATTTTTTCGACGGCTACAAAGCAAACCCGGACTACGCCATCGCCTGCGCCAATGAGGCGCTGGCAGCGGGCGCGCGCTGGGTGGTGCTGTGCGACACCAATGGCGGCACGCTGCCCCATGAGGTGGAGGCGATCACCCGCGAGGTGGCCAAGCACATCCCCGGCGACAATCTGGGCATCCATGCCCATAACGACACGGAAAACGCCGTGGCCAACACGCTGGCCGCGATCCGCGGCGGGGTGCGGCAGATCCAGGGCACACTGAACGGCCTGGGTGAACGCTGCGGCAATGCCAATATGGTGTCGCTGCTGCCAACCCTGATGCTGAAGCCTGAATTCGCTGACCGCTTCGAGACCGGCGTGCCCCATGACAGCCTGAAGCAGCTGACCCATGTCAGCCGCCTGCTGGATGAAATCCTCAATCGCACCCCGAACCGGCATCAGCCCTATGTGGGCGCGTCGGCCTTTGCCCATAAGGGCGGGCTGCATGTCTCCGCGGTGCAGAAAGACCCCTCCACCTATGAGCATGTGCCGCCGGAAGCGGTAGGCAACAAGCGCCGCATCCTGGTGTCCGACCAGGCGGGCCGCTCCAACGTGCTGGCGCAGCTCGAAAGCGCCGGCATCGAAGTGGAGGCGCAGGACCCGCGCGTGAAGCGGCTTGTGGACGAGGTGAAGGAGCGCGAGTTCCTCGGCTACGCCTATGACGGTGCGGAAGCCTCCTTCGAACTGCTGGCCCGTCGCGCCCTGGGCGAGGTGCCGCATTTCTTCGAAGTGGAGAGCTTCCGCGTGATGGTGGAGCGCCGCTACAACGCGGTGGGCGAACTGGTGACCGTGTCCGAAGCGACAGTGAAGGTCTCCGTCGACGGCGTCAGCATCATGAGCGCGGGCGAGGGAAACGGCCCCGTCAACGCGCTGGACCAGGCCCTGCGCAAGGATCTCGGCAAGTACTCGTCATGGCTCGAAGATCTGCGGCTGGCAGATTTCAAGGTCCGTATCCTGACGAGCGGTACCGAGGCCGTGACCCGCGTGATGATCGAAAGTGTGGACGGGGAGGGAGCACGCTGGTCCACTGTCGGCGTCTCGCCGAACATCGTGGATGCGTCCTTCCAGGCCCTGATGGATTCGATCACCTACAAGCTGCTGCGCGATGGTGCCCCGGCGGCCGTGCCGGTCTCCGAGCGGTGA
- the cysS gene encoding cysteine--tRNA ligase produces MTLTIYDTGRREKRVFEPIDAANVRLYACGPTVYDYAHIGNGRTAVTFDLVFRVLRYAYGVEHVTYVRNITDIDDKIMARAVERGISIRELTNGTAEVYQKDMAGLGALTPTHEPRATDYVDGMVAMVQTLIDKGHAYEAEGHVLFDVSSDKDYGQLSGRSLDDMIAGARVEVAPYKRNATDFVLWKPSDDDMPGWDSPWGNGRPGWHLECSVMSEELLGETFDIHGGGIDLAFPHHENEVAQSTCAHDGAALANYWMHGGFLQVDGEKMSKSLGNFLVVHDLLEDWPGEALRLHLFMTHYRQPLNWTAEGVREAKAILDRWYKVTAGAGNVTGDDVPASVAAALLDDFNTPQALAVMHGLYSEAQKGSEDAARALKASGQLLGLFGQSAEEWAAWRPQSSAIDDAHVENMIAARNAARKAKDFAEADRLRDELTAMGVEIKDGPEGTTWSVAP; encoded by the coding sequence GTGACGCTCACCATCTACGACACCGGACGCCGCGAAAAGCGGGTGTTCGAGCCCATCGACGCGGCAAATGTGCGGCTCTATGCCTGCGGACCCACGGTTTATGACTATGCGCATATCGGCAATGGCCGCACGGCGGTGACGTTCGATCTCGTTTTCCGTGTGCTGCGCTATGCCTATGGCGTGGAGCACGTCACCTATGTGCGCAACATCACCGACATCGACGACAAGATCATGGCTCGCGCTGTGGAGCGGGGCATCTCGATCCGTGAGCTGACCAATGGCACCGCCGAGGTCTACCAGAAGGACATGGCGGGCCTCGGCGCACTGACGCCCACCCATGAGCCGCGCGCGACGGATTATGTGGATGGGATGGTCGCCATGGTGCAGACGCTCATCGACAAGGGCCATGCCTATGAGGCGGAAGGCCACGTGCTGTTCGACGTCTCGTCAGACAAGGACTATGGCCAGCTGTCCGGCCGGTCGCTGGATGACATGATTGCCGGGGCCCGTGTGGAAGTGGCGCCCTACAAGCGCAATGCGACGGATTTCGTGCTGTGGAAGCCGAGTGACGACGACATGCCCGGCTGGGACAGCCCGTGGGGCAATGGCCGCCCGGGCTGGCATCTTGAATGCTCCGTGATGAGCGAGGAGCTGCTGGGCGAAACCTTCGACATTCATGGTGGCGGCATCGACCTTGCCTTCCCGCACCATGAAAACGAGGTGGCGCAATCCACCTGCGCTCATGACGGTGCGGCGCTCGCCAATTACTGGATGCATGGCGGCTTTCTGCAGGTGGACGGCGAGAAGATGTCGAAGTCCCTCGGCAACTTCCTGGTCGTGCACGACCTGCTGGAGGACTGGCCGGGCGAGGCGCTGCGGCTGCATCTGTTCATGACCCATTACCGCCAGCCTCTGAACTGGACGGCGGAGGGCGTGCGTGAGGCCAAGGCCATTCTGGACCGCTGGTACAAGGTGACCGCCGGTGCAGGCAACGTAACCGGAGATGACGTGCCGGCGAGCGTGGCGGCGGCCCTGCTGGACGACTTCAACACGCCGCAGGCGCTTGCCGTGATGCATGGCCTCTACAGCGAGGCACAAAAGGGCAGCGAAGACGCCGCACGTGCCCTGAAAGCATCGGGCCAGTTGCTGGGCCTGTTTGGTCAGTCTGCGGAGGAATGGGCGGCCTGGCGGCCCCAGTCATCTGCTATTGATGACGCGCATGTGGAAAACATGATCGCTGCGCGCAACGCCGCGCGCAAAGCGAAGGATTTTGCCGAGGCCGACCGGCTGCGGGATGAACTGACGGCAATGGGTGTCGAGATCAAGGACGGGCCGGAAGGCACCACCTGGTCAGTCGCGCCGTGA
- the gltX gene encoding glutamate--tRNA ligase — MPANTVRTRFAPSPTGALHVGNLRAALLNWLYTRKMGGSIVLRFDDTDLARSTREYADAIADDLAWAGLDFDEVTRQSDRLATYDAAAETLKARGLLYPCYETPAELDRRRKRQLARGKPPVYDRAALELSADERTALEAEGRTPHWRFKLSHDTVSWNDLVRGPQSIETASLSDPVLIREDGTYTYMLPSAVDDSELGITNVLRGEDHVTNTGVQIELWEAIGTKLPVFGHFPLMVAAGGAKLSKREGGASVEEVRAMGLEPEALTSYLALLGTSDDVRPMSLEALVENFEFSKFGRAPGHYAVDDIARLNADWLHEAAFDQVADRLAARGIDMSPELWAAIRGNLETLADAALWKTITEGEISPVIEDPAFAQAAAALLPPEPWDETTWKTWTDAVKAETGAKGKGLFMPLRLALTGLDHGPELKALLPLIGRDKARSRLAGDMG; from the coding sequence ATGCCCGCTAATACGGTCCGAACCCGCTTTGCGCCCAGCCCGACAGGGGCGCTGCATGTGGGCAACCTGCGAGCCGCGCTGCTCAACTGGCTCTATACCCGCAAGATGGGCGGCAGCATCGTGCTGCGCTTCGATGATACGGATCTGGCCCGCTCGACGCGGGAATATGCCGACGCGATTGCCGATGACCTTGCCTGGGCGGGTCTCGATTTCGACGAGGTAACCCGCCAGTCGGACCGGCTTGCAACCTATGATGCCGCCGCGGAGACGCTGAAGGCGCGCGGGCTGCTTTATCCCTGCTACGAGACTCCCGCGGAACTGGACCGCCGCCGCAAGCGCCAGCTCGCCCGGGGCAAGCCGCCTGTCTATGACCGCGCCGCCCTTGAGCTGAGTGCCGACGAGCGCACAGCGCTGGAGGCCGAGGGCCGCACGCCCCATTGGCGCTTCAAGCTGTCCCATGACACCGTGTCGTGGAACGATCTCGTGCGCGGGCCGCAATCCATCGAGACCGCGTCACTGTCCGACCCGGTGCTGATCCGGGAGGACGGCACCTATACCTACATGCTGCCATCTGCGGTGGATGACAGCGAACTGGGCATAACGAATGTTCTGCGTGGCGAAGACCATGTGACAAATACAGGTGTTCAGATTGAGCTATGGGAAGCGATTGGTACGAAGCTTCCTGTGTTTGGTCATTTCCCGCTGATGGTGGCGGCGGGCGGGGCGAAGCTGTCCAAGCGCGAGGGCGGTGCCAGCGTGGAGGAAGTGCGCGCCATGGGCCTCGAGCCGGAGGCGCTGACGAGCTATCTGGCGCTGCTCGGCACCTCCGATGATGTGCGGCCCATGAGCCTTGAGGCTCTGGTGGAGAATTTCGAGTTTTCGAAGTTCGGCCGCGCGCCGGGGCATTACGCGGTGGACGACATTGCCCGCCTCAATGCGGACTGGCTGCATGAGGCAGCCTTTGACCAGGTCGCGGACCGGCTTGCTGCCCGGGGCATAGATATGTCGCCGGAGCTGTGGGCGGCCATTCGCGGCAATCTCGAGACGCTTGCCGATGCAGCCCTGTGGAAGACGATCACTGAGGGGGAGATTTCGCCGGTGATCGAGGATCCGGCCTTTGCGCAGGCCGCAGCCGCCCTGCTGCCGCCGGAACCCTGGGACGAGACCACCTGGAAGACCTGGACAGATGCTGTGAAGGCCGAGACTGGCGCCAAGGGCAAGGGCCTGTTCATGCCGCTTCGGCTGGCGCTGACCGGCCTTGATCACGGCCCGGAACTGAAGGCGCTGCTGCCGCTCATCGGCCGCGACAAGGCGCGCAGCCGGCTTGCCGGGGATATGGGTTGA